The Vigna unguiculata cultivar IT97K-499-35 chromosome 6, ASM411807v1, whole genome shotgun sequence genome contains a region encoding:
- the LOC114188602 gene encoding uncharacterized protein LOC114188602, protein MANHNYKNDENNSDEDEDLLTFSLSCGGSRKRPARDSPPTTQGALVRVLCTPSDDAPPPAKSNLCIRRRRGGSASGVKSETIPPPFPWATDRRATVHRLDYLLENGIHAIKGKVECKRCKNKFEMVLDLKYNLRQLLKFIDKELEKMHKRAHEVWMRPDLPKCEHCGQENSVQPSFENTKKKNINWLFLLLGQTLGCCTLAQIKYFLKHNNLHRTGSKEHVLYDSYLCLCKQLNIIDPNTT, encoded by the coding sequence ATGGCGAACCACAATTATAAGAATGATGAGAATAAcagtgatgaagatgaagatttGCTCACATTCTCCCTCTCATGCGGAGGCAGTAGAAAGAGACCAGCAAGAGACTCTCCACCAACAACGCAAGGGGCTCTGGTGAGGGTACTATGTACGCCCTCCGACGATGCTCCTCCTCCGGCTAAGTCAAATCTTTGCATCCGCCGCCGCCGTGGCGGTTCCGCATCCGGAGTGAAGAGTGAAACCATCCCTCCGCCGTTCCCCTGGGCGACGGACCGGCGCGCCACCGTGCACAGGCTGGACTACCTTTTAGAGAACGGGATCCACGCGATCAAGGGGAAGGTGGAGTGCAAGAGGTGCAAGAACAAGTTCGAGATGGTTCTTGATTTGAAGTACAATCTGAGACAGTTGTTGAAATTCATTGATAAGGAATTGGAGAAGATGCACAAACGGGCACACGAGGTTTGGATGCGGCCTGATCTCCCAAAATGCGAGCATTGCGGACAAGAAAATAGCGTCCAACCTTCGTTCGAAAATACGAAGAAAAAGAACATTAACTGGCTGTTCTTGTTGTTGGGTCAAACCCTGGGTTGCTGCACGCTCGCACAAATCAAGTATTTCCTCAAGCACAACAACCTCCATCGCACTGGTTCCAAAGAACATGTTCTTTATGATTCCTACCTTTGCCTATGCAAGCAGCTTAACATCATTGATCCTAACACCACGTGA
- the LOC114186961 gene encoding 40S ribosomal protein S15a-1, producing MVRVSVLNDALKSMYNAEKRGKRQVMIRPSSKVIIKFLLVMQKHGYIGEFEYVDDHRAGKIVVELNGRLNKCGVISPRFDVGVKEIEGWTARLLPSRQFGYIVLTTSAGIMDHEEARRKNVGGKVLGFFY from the exons ATGGTGAGGGTCAGTGTCTTGAATGATGCTCTCAAGAGCATGTACAATGCTGAGAAGAGGGGGAAGCGCCAGGTCATGATTAGGCCATCCTCTAAAGTGATTATAAAGTTCCTCTTGGTGATGCAAAAGCATG GGTACATTGGAGAGTTTGAGTACGTTGACGATCACAGAGCTGGAAAAATTGTTGTTGAATTGAATGGTAGACTTAACAAATGTGGGGTTATTAGTCCCCGTTTTGATGTGGGTGTCAAAGAGATTGAGGGTTGGACTGCTAGGTTACTCCCTTCAAGACAG TTTGGGTATATTGTGTTGACTACCTCTGCTGGCATCATGGATCATGAAGAAGCTAGGAGGAAGAATGTTGGTGGGAAAGTGCTTGGTTTCTTCTACTAG
- the LOC114186573 gene encoding ABC transporter B family member 9-like: MIGGNDIQMAKLQNYLFGIAGGKLIERIRSMAFNKVVHQEISWFDHPSNSCGAVSARLATDASTARSLVGDNLSLIVQNIARITTGLAIAFTANWILAFVILAVSPLLLLQGYLQTKFVERFSADAKVNYEEASQVANDAIGSIRTVASFCAEPKVVDMYKKKCSGPEKQGVRLGLYSGVGLGFSFLALYCTNAFCFYVGSLLVQDGKATFEEVFQVFFALTVTAVGVSQSSALAPDTNKAKDSATSIIKILETKSAIDSSSDEGKTLDLIKGDIELQQVSFCYPTRPDIQIFKDLCLSMPAAKTVALVGESGSGKSTVISLIERFYNPDSGRVLLDGVDIKNLRLSWLRQQMGLVGEEPILFNESIRANIAYSKEGGATEEEIVAAAEAANAHKFICSLPHSYDTPVGGRGTQL, encoded by the exons ATGATTGGAGGCAATGACATACAAATGGCCAAGTTGCAAAACTACTTATTCGGGATAGCAGGTGGGAAACTTATAGAGCGAATTCGTTCAATGGCATTTAATAAGGTTGTGCACCAAGAAATCAGTTGGTTCGATCATCCTTCAAATTCATG TGGTGCAGTTAGTGCAAGGCTAGCTACTGATGCTTCAACAGCGAGAAGTCTCGTCGGTGACAACTTATCCCTCATTGTGCAAAACATAGCAAGAATCACAACTGGTTTAGCTATAGCATTCACTGCTAATTGGATTCTGGCTTTTGTTATTCTGGCTGTGTCACCCTTGTTGCTTCTACAAGGATACCTTCAGACCAAGTTCGTAGAACGATTCAGTGCAGATGCAAAG GTGAATTATGAAGAGGCAAGTCAGGTGGCAAATGATGCTATTGGTAGCATTAGAACTGTTGCATCATTCTGTGCTGAGCCAAAGGTGGTGGATATGTACAAGAAGAAATGTTCAGGGCCAGAAAAACAAGGTGTTCGTTTGGGGCTTTATAGTGGTGTAGGACTAGGCTTCTCTTTTCTTGCTCTATACTGCACAAATGCTTTCTGTTTCTACGTAGGATCGCTTCTTGTGCAAGACGGTAAAGCAACCTTTGAAGAAGTTTTCCAG GTTTTCTTTGCCTTAACAGTTACAGCAGTTGGTGTTTCCCAGAGTAGTGCCTTGGCTCCAGATACTAACAAAGCCAAAGATTCTGCAACTTCAATAATCAAAATTCTTGAGACCAAATCAGCGATTGACTCCAGCAGTGATGAGGGCAAAACACTAGACCTCATAAAAGGTGATATTGAACTACAACAAGTCAGCTTTTGTTACCCAACAAGGCCTGACATTCAAATCTTCAAGGATTTGTGTCTAAGCATGCCAGCTGCAAAG ACCGTTGCCTTGGTTGGGGAAAGTGGGAGTGGAAAATCAACAGTGATCAGCCTCATAGAGAGATTTTACAACCCTGATTCTGGACGTGTACTACTTGATGGAGTGGATATAAAAAACTTGAGACTGAGTTGGTTGAGGCAACAAATGGGTTTGGTTGGTGAAGAGCCTATTCTTTTCAATGAAAGTATTCGTGCCAACATAGCTTATAGTAAAGAGGGAGGTGCGACAGAGGAAGAGATAGTTGCAGCAGCAGAAGCAGCAAATGCACACAAGTTCATATGCTCTCTTCCACATAGTTATGACACCCCTGTGGGAGGACGAGGGACACAACTGTAA
- the LOC114187147 gene encoding endo-1,3;1,4-beta-D-glucanase-like, with protein MSSSHCFQNPPKLNSGIHVAGTVQELGGLSSYVTGSFDSKLALILVSDVFGYEAPNLRKLADKVAASGFLVVVPDLLYGDYADLFNPQFDRDSWRKAHEKGKAWEDTQPLIADLKRKGIKSIGAAGFCWGGGVVIKLAISSDIQAAVILHPGPISDDEINEVKIPIAILGAEVDHLFPAERLKQVEEKLSSRSEVESFVKLFPGVTHGWTIRYNDDDEATVKSAKEAHQDMLNWFIKHVK; from the exons ATGTCAAGCTCTCATTGTTTTCAGAACCCACCTAAGTTGAACTCAGGTATCCATGTAGCAGGAACTGTCCAAGAACTCGGAGGACTTAGTTCTTATGTCACAGGATCCTTTGATTCCAAGTTGGCACTCATCCTAGTTTCTGATGTGTTTG GGTATGAAGCACCAAATCTAAg GAAACTAGCTGACAAAGTAGCAGCATCTGGATTCTTGGTTGTTGTTCCTGATCTTCTGTATGGTGACTATGCTGACTTATTTAATCCTCAGTTCGATCGAGATTCTTGGCGAAAGGCTCACGAAAAG GGTAAGGCATGGGAAGACACTCAACCTCTAATTGCTGATCTAAAGAGAAAAGGTATTAAATCCATAGGAGCTGCTGGTTTTTGCTGGGGAG GGGGTGTGGTAATAAAATTGGCAATTTCCAGTGACATTCAGGCTGCAGTTATTCTTCATCCTGGTCCAATATCAGATGATGAAATTAACG AGGTCAAGATTCCTATTGCTATACTGGGAGCCGAAGTTGACCATCTTTTCCCAGCAGAAAGGTTGAAGCAAGTTGAAGAAAAACTGTCTTCAAGATCTGAG GTAGAGAGCTTTGTGAAACTATTCCCTGGCGTTACGCATGGATGGACTATCCGGtacaatgatgatgatgaagctACTGTGAAGAGTGCAAAAGAGGCTCATCAAGACATGTTGAACTGGTTTATCAAACATGTGAAGTGA